In one window of Echeneis naucrates chromosome 17, fEcheNa1.1, whole genome shotgun sequence DNA:
- the LOC115058024 gene encoding transcription factor HES-1-like, producing MPAGTLERASPSAVAATPASGDSTPEKPRTLLENRKSSKPIMEKRRRARINESLGQLKTLILDALKKDSSRHSKLEKADILEMTVKHLRNLQRLQMTAAVNTDPSVLGKYRAGFSECVGEVTRFLSTCEGVNTEVRTRLLSHLAACVTQISAVNLYGPHPGTLGLVQTNTQIAAASAPQVPCKSGSAMHVSPEAMKLYSGFQVVPTPDGQFTFLVPSAALIPLSVQNNHHMSPAAPPLTSDSVWRPW from the exons ATGCCGGCCGGAACTCTGGAAAGAGCGTCTCCGTCCGCGGTGGCTGCCACCCCGGCCAGCGGGGACTCCACACCCGAGAAACCCCGGACTCTGCTGGAGAACAGAAAG TCCTCCAAACCGATCATGGAAAAGAGGAGACGTGCGCGCATCAATGAGAGTCTGGGCCAGCTGAAGACCCTGATCCTGGACGCACTGAAGAAAGAT AGCTCCAGACACTCAAAGCTAGAGAAGGCTGATATCCTGGAGATGACTGTGAAGCACCTCAGGAACCTGCAGCGACTTCAGATGACTG CTGCAGTGAACACAGACCCGTCAGTCTTGGGTAAATACAGAGCTGGGTTTAGTGAGTGTGTTGGAGAGGTCACGCGTTTCTTGTCCACCTGTGAGGGGGTGAACACGGAGGTGAGGACCCGCCTTCTCAGTCACCTGGCGGCCTGCGTGACCCAGATCAGCGCTGTCAACTTGTATGGACCTCACCCAGGCACACTTGGACTTGTACAGACCAATACACAGATCGCAGCTGCTTCCGCCCCACAGGTGCCCTGCAAAAGTGGCTCAGCGATGCATGTTTCCCCTGAAGCGATGAAGCTCTACAGTGGCTTCCAGGTTGTGCCAACGCCAGATGGACAGTTCACGTTTCTTGTTCCCAGTGCAGCTCTCATTCCTCTGAGTGTGCAAAACAACCATCATATGTCGCCTGCTGCACCGCCGCTCACTTCAGACTCTGTGTGGAGACCATGGTAG